A window of Adhaeribacter arboris genomic DNA:
CCAGATAGAAGGGATAGGGTGTACTTGGCCAGACACATATAGATGATGTCGCCGCATAGAATTTCCGCCCTTCTATCCACTTTCTTAGAGCTTGAACAGTACCTAGGTCCATTTGGAGGAGACCGAATCAAAAGCGAGCAAAAGCGAAGAAGAGAGTTAGCTGGTTTGAAGAAAAATTAGCCTATGGAACCACCCGTACTAAAGCAGGCCCTCGGAATAGATGTGGCCAAAGATTCTCTTTCCCTTTGTTTGGGCACCCTGACCCAGGATTTGGAAAAGCAGTTTATAGCAGGCTCCGACGTGAGCAATGATGACAAAGGCTTCCAAAGAATGGAAAAATGGCTAGTCAAGCTCTCTGTTCACCCGCAGAAGCTAGTGGTGGTAATGGAAGCAACCGGTGTATACCATGAGGCACTAGCAGTGTACCTGCATGAGAAAGGATATACCGTCAGTGTGATGCAATCCGGCAGAGTAAAGCGCTACGCTCAAAGCCTGAGCCAGCGTTCTAAGACCGATGCTTTAGACTGTAGAATGTTGGCAATGTTGGGTTGTGAGCGGAAATTAACACCATGGTCTCCGCCGGATAAGACGTTGCGGCACCTGAAAGCCCTGAGCCGAGAGCGCTCCTTTTTACTGAAGGAAAAGAACGTAGAGAAAAACCGGCTACACGCCATAGAAACTTCTGCTTACAGCAACCCAAAGGAAGTGAAGCGCCAGGCCAAGCGGCTGAAGTTGGTGGAGGTACAATTGCAGGAGATTGAAGCGGAGATGAAGGATTTGGTAGACGGGGATGCAGCTCTGGGTAAAAAAATCCAGTACCTGGAAAGCATACCGGGAATATCTTTCCTCTCAGCGGCAACAGTGGTTGGAGAGACTTGCGGCTTTAAGGAGATCACCAGTGCTAAACAACTGGCAAGCTATGCCGGCTATGATGTAGTGCTTAAGGAATCCGGCACCTTCCGAGGCAGCACCAAAATAAGCAAGAAAGGAAATAGCCATCTCCGGAGCATACTCCATATGCCTTCCATGACGGCAGTGCGAGTCAATCCTACCTTGAAGCAGTTTTACAACCGACTCAAGCCCAACAAAGCAAAGCCTATAATAGCTCTAGTAGCCGTACAGCGAAAACTACTGCTGCTCATGTACAGTTTGTACAAGAAAAATGAGTACTATAATCCGCAGTTTGAAAAAAAACAGCAAGAGCCCAAGCCCTTGCTGCACAGGATAGAGGCAATTTAAAAATTGACATCTTCCTAAATTTGTTAAAATAAACTTGACTTTTAACACAGTACCTATGTCGCACTTTAATGTGCTTCAGGTGTAATTATAGCTAGTTATTATTTACCTGTCTGTTAAATATTCCAAGTGTCAAAAGTCCTGTTCCAAAAAGTATTGAACCTCCTACAAACGGGAAACCGGCACCAACTAAATCTTCTAAGCTTGCTGACCAAAGAAACGGAAAGCAAAATAACATTCCAAAAAGTCCTGTCAGCATTGTAATAATGGCTATAGCATTAATAATCGTTTTAATTGATTTATCAGTCATTTTTTATTTTCTAGACTATTCACAAGTGTCTAGTCCTTCATTCTATAATTAGCTATAACTACTGAATTAGATGATTAGTGTTAGTGTAAAAGAATGATGCATTACTTACCAGAATTTTGTTAGTCCAATAACAAATAACCAGCAACCAACAACTACTAAACTACCAGCCACTTGCCAGCACATCCGCAATGTGCATGGTTTTAATGGGTTTGTTGTTGCGTTGAATATAGCCATCCAGGTGCATCAGGCAACTGGTATCGGTAGATACGATGTAATTCACTCCCGTACTTAACGCATTTTCTACTTTCTGCTCGGCCATGGCCGTGGATATAGACTCAAATTTTACCGCAAAAGTGCCCCCAAAGCCGCAACAGGTATCGGTTTCGGGCATTTCCATTAGTTGCAATCCGGTAACATTCTGTAACAGCCGCCGGGGAGCCTCTTTAATGCCGCACTCCCGCAGGGCGCTGCACGAATCGTGGTAGGTAACAGAACTATCCAGGCGGGCGCCCGGCACCGTATCAATTAGTAATACATCTACCAGAAATTCAGTAAACTCAAATACCTTGCGTTCCATGTTCCGGTAATTAATGAACTTAGAGGTAGTTACGAACATGTCAGTGTATGCATTACGAATCATTCCCACGCAGGAAGCCGAAGGACTTACAATATAATCGGTTTGTTCGGCGGAGAAATCATCCAGAAATTTATGCGCTACCTGGCAGCTTTCATCTAAAAAACCGGCATTAAAAGCGGGTTGCCCGCAGCAGGTCTGGTTAGGATTATACCGCACCTCGCAACCTACTCTTTCCAATACTTTTACCATATTTAACCCGGTTTCGGGATACAACTGGTCAACAAAACAAGGAATAAAAATATCAACTACAGGTTTCGCCATTTCTCAGGAAGTAAAAACAGTTCCGGCCAGGGTCAGCGCCGTTTCAAATGCTTTTTTATTAAGTTTCAAAGGTACGCCATAATTTTCAAAATAGGTTACCAAATTTTCTGTCGCCACGTTACCCGTCAGGTTATCGCCGGCCAGGGGGCAACCGCCGAATCCTTTTAAAGCCCCATCAAACCGGGAACATCCGGCCGCTAAAGCAGCTTCTATTTTTTGCTGCCAATTTAATGGTTGCACGTGCAAATGAGCACCAAACTCCATCTGCGGAAAAGCCGGAATTAAGTGGCGAAAAAGGTATTGAATATCGGCTGGCTGCGCCACTCCAACAGTATCGGAAAGTGAAATAATTTGCACCCCTAAATTTGCTAGTTTTTGCACCAAATTAATTACTATTTCTGCGTTCCAGGGCTCTTGGTACGGATTGCCAAATCCCATGGATAAGTAAGTAATTAAAGTTTTACTTTGCCGCGTACAAATTTCCTGAATCCGGGCTAATTCAGAAAAAGCTTCGGTTATGGATTTACGGGTGTTACGCTGCTGAAAAGTTTCGGATAACGATAAGGGAAAACCTAAGTACGAAATTTTTTCCTGGGCGGCAGCTTGTTCGGCTCCGCGGATGTTCGCCACAATAGCCAGTAGTTTGGTAAAAGTATCCGCTAAATCTAAGGCTTCGAGCACCTGCGGCGTATCGGCCATTTGGGGAATAGCTTTAGCCGATACGTAACTACCAAAATCCAGGGTATGAAAGCCCACTGTAAGCAGTTGCTGCAGATACCTTATTTTTAACTCCGTCGGAATTATA
This region includes:
- a CDS encoding hydroxymethylglutaryl-CoA lyase — encoded protein: MKIIECPRDAMQGIKNIIPTELKIRYLQQLLTVGFHTLDFGSYVSAKAIPQMADTPQVLEALDLADTFTKLLAIVANIRGAEQAAAQEKISYLGFPLSLSETFQQRNTRKSITEAFSELARIQEICTRQSKTLITYLSMGFGNPYQEPWNAEIVINLVQKLANLGVQIISLSDTVGVAQPADIQYLFRHLIPAFPQMEFGAHLHVQPLNWQQKIEAALAAGCSRFDGALKGFGGCPLAGDNLTGNVATENLVTYFENYGVPLKLNKKAFETALTLAGTVFTS
- a CDS encoding (Fe-S)-binding protein, with product MAKPVVDIFIPCFVDQLYPETGLNMVKVLERVGCEVRYNPNQTCCGQPAFNAGFLDESCQVAHKFLDDFSAEQTDYIVSPSASCVGMIRNAYTDMFVTTSKFINYRNMERKVFEFTEFLVDVLLIDTVPGARLDSSVTYHDSCSALRECGIKEAPRRLLQNVTGLQLMEMPETDTCCGFGGTFAVKFESISTAMAEQKVENALSTGVNYIVSTDTSCLMHLDGYIQRNNKPIKTMHIADVLASGW
- a CDS encoding IS110 family transposase, whose translation is MEPPVLKQALGIDVAKDSLSLCLGTLTQDLEKQFIAGSDVSNDDKGFQRMEKWLVKLSVHPQKLVVVMEATGVYHEALAVYLHEKGYTVSVMQSGRVKRYAQSLSQRSKTDALDCRMLAMLGCERKLTPWSPPDKTLRHLKALSRERSFLLKEKNVEKNRLHAIETSAYSNPKEVKRQAKRLKLVEVQLQEIEAEMKDLVDGDAALGKKIQYLESIPGISFLSAATVVGETCGFKEITSAKQLASYAGYDVVLKESGTFRGSTKISKKGNSHLRSILHMPSMTAVRVNPTLKQFYNRLKPNKAKPIIALVAVQRKLLLLMYSLYKKNEYYNPQFEKKQQEPKPLLHRIEAI